One Paroedura picta isolate Pp20150507F chromosome 3, Ppicta_v3.0, whole genome shotgun sequence genomic window carries:
- the LOC143831360 gene encoding keratin, type II cytoskeletal cochleal-like — MAHQSSVKVQRKGFSNSSAVIPGSCRTSYTSSTVSRSGGCGIGGGLGRVGGGGGGFGSRSLYSLGGSQRMSAGGSGACYGGGVGGGYGFGGGAGSGYGLGGSVGVGGFGYGGGRSGAGFPVYPPGGIHEVTVNHNLLAPLNLDFDPNIQRLRKEEGEQIKTLNNKFASFIDKVRFLEQQNKVLETKWSLLQEQGQKIVRNNTEPLFEAYINNLRKQLNTLENDRARLGGELHNMQGLVEDFKCKYEDEINKRTNAENDFVTLKKDVDAAYMNKIELEAKTDSLKDELCFLKALYEEEMAQMQAQVTDTSVVLSMDNNRNLDLDSIIAEVKNQYEDIANRSRVEAESWYQSKYEELQATAGRHGDDLRNTKHEIAEITRQIQRLRGEIDNVKKQCANLQAAIAEAEERGDMALKDARQKLNELEEALQRAKQDMARQLKEYQDLMNTKLALDIEIATYRKLLEGEECRLGNDGANAVNISVVSSTLTRTGAACGGGVGNSLSLGGGSSYGAGAGCVGLGSGLGVGGGSFSAGSGRGLAGGSCSSIRYSSSSSSQRNCRK; from the exons ATGGCACACCAATCCTCCGTAAAGGTCCAGAGGAAAGGCTTCAGCAATTCATCTGCTGTCATCCCTGGTTCCTGCCGTACCAGTTACACCTCCAGCACTGTATCCAGAAGTGGAGGCTGCGGCATTGGTGGCGGGTTGGGTAGGGTCGGAGGTGGCGGTGGCGGCTTTGGTAGCCGAAGCCTGTACAGCCTGGGTGGATCTCAGCGGATGTCGGCCGGTGGCAGCGGTGCCTGCTATGGCGGTGGGGTTGGTGGCGGATACGGGTTCGGTGGCGGTGCTGGCAGTGGATACGGGCTTGGTGGCAGTGTAGGAGTCGGAGGCTTCGGTTACGGTGGTGGCAGAAGCGGGGCTGGCTTCCCAGTTTACCCCCCTGGTGGAATCCACGAAGTGACCGTCAATCACAACCTGCTGGCACCCCTCAACCTGGACTTTGACCCCAACATCCAAAGACTTCGTAAAGAGGAGGGAGAACAGATCAAGACGCTCAACAACAAATTCGCCTCCTTCATAGATAAG GTGCGTTTCCTTGAACAACAGAACAAGGTCTTGGAAACCAAATGGTCCCTGCTTCAGGAACAGGGTCAGAAAATTGTTAGAAACAACACTGAACCGCTCTTTGAGGCTTACATTAACAACCTCAGGAAGCAGCTGAATACCCTGGAGAATGACAGAGCAAGACTGGGTGGAGAACTGCACAACATGCAGGGTCTCGTTGAGGACTTCAAGTGCAA ATATGAAGATGAGATCAACAAGCGTACAAATGCAGAGAATGACTTCGTAACCCTGAAGAAG gatgtggatgctgcctaCATGAACAAAATAGAACTAGAAGCCAAGACAGATTCCTTGAAAGATGAGCTCTGCTTCCTCAAAGCCCTGTATGAAGAG GAAATGGCACAAATGCAGGCCCAAGTCACCGATACTTCCGTGGTTCTCTCCATGGATAACAACCGCAACCTGGACCTTGATAGCATCATTGCTGAAGTCAAAAATCAGTACGAAGACATCGCAAACAGGAGCCGAGTTGAGGCTGAATCTTGGTACCAAAGCAAG TATGAAGAGCTCCAGGCTACTGCGGGAAGACACGGTGATGACCTCCGCAATACCAAGCACGAGATTGCTGAAATCACCCGGCAAATCCAGAGACTGCGAGGTGAAATTGACAATGTGAAGAAGCAG TGTGCCAATCTGCAGGCAGCCATTGCTGAGGCCGAAGAGCGTGGCGACATGGCCCTCAAGGACGCCAGGCAGAAACTGAACGAGTTGGAAGAAGCTCTTCAGAGAGCCAAGCAGGACATGGCCCGGCAACTGAAGGAGTACCAGGACCTCATGAACACCAAACTAGCCCTGGATATTGAGATCGCCACCTACAGGAAGCTGCTGGAAGGAGAGGAATGCAG ACTGGGAAATGATGGAGCCAACGCAGTCAACATCT CAGTGGTGTCTTCGACCTTGACTCGCACCGGTGCTGCCTGTGGAGGCGGAGTTGGAAACAGCCtcagcctgggaggaggaagcagctaTGGCGCGGGAGCAGGCTGTGTGGGCCTTGGGAGCGGACTTGGGGTCGGAGGAGGCAGTTTCAGTGCCGGAAGCGGGCGAGGCCTTGCCGGCGGAAGCTGCTCCAGCATCAGATATTCTTCAAGCTCCTCCTCTCAAAGAAACTGCCGAAAGTAA